The DNA segment TGATGGCGTCCTTCTGGCCGATGACGCGCTTGTGGAGCTCGTCCTCCATGCGCAGCAGCCGCGAGGACTCCTCCTCGGTGAGCTTGAAGACCGGGATGCCGGTGGCCGTGGCCAGGACCTCGGCAATCAGCTCCTCGTCCACCTCGGCGACGACGTCCATGTCGCCGGCCTTCCACTCCTTCTCCCGCTTCGCCTTGGCGGCCAGGAGCTGCTTCTCCTTGTCGCGCAGGCCCGCGGCCATCTCGAAGTCCTGCGAGTCGATCGCGGACTCCTTCTCCCGGCGCACATCGGCGATCTTCTCGTCGAATTCGCGCAGGTCCGGCGGTGCGGTCATGCGGCGGATCCGCATCCGGGAGCCGGCCTCGTCGATCAGGTCGATCGCCTTGTCCGGCAGGAAGCGGTCGGAGATGTAGCGGTCGGCGAGGGTGGCCGCGGCGACCAGCGCGGAGTCCGTGATGGAGACGCGGTGGTGCGCTTCGTAGCGGTCCCGCAGACCCTTGAGGATCTCGATGGTGTGCGGGAGCGACGGCTCGGCGACCTGGATCGGCTGGAAGCGGCGCTCCAGGGCCGCGTCCTTCTCCAGGTGCTTGCGGTACTCGTCGAGCGTGGTGGCGCCGATGGTCTGCAGCTCGCCTCGCGCCAGCATGGGCTTGAGGATGCTCGCGGCGTCGATCGCGCCCTCGGCGGCGCCCGCACCCACCAGGGTGTGGAGCTCGTCGATGAACAGGATGATGTCGCCGCGGGTGCGGATCTCCTTGAGGACCTTCTTCAGGCGCTCCTCGAAGTCACCGCGGTAGCGGGAGCCGGCGACCAGGGCACCGAGGTCGAGGGTGTAGAGGTGCTTGTCCTTGAGGGTCTCGGGCACCTCGCCCTTGACGATGGCCTGCGCCAGGCCCTCGACGACCGCCGTCTTGCCGACGCCGGGCTCGCCGATGAGGACCGGGTTGTTCTTGGTACGGCGGGAGAGCACCTGCATGACCCGCTCGATTTCCTTCTCGCGCCCGATGACCGGGTCGAGCTTGGTCTCGCGGGCGGCCTGCGTCAGGTTGCGGCCGAACTGGTCCAGGACGAGGGAGGTCGAGGGGGTGCCCTCGGCGGGGCCGCCGGCGGTGGCGGCCTCCTTGCCCTGGTAGCCGGAGAGCAGCTGGATGACCTGCTGCCGCACCCGGTTCAGATCGGCGCCCAGCTTCACCAGGACCTGGGCGGCGACGCCCTCGCCCTCGCGGATCAGGCCGAGCAGGATGTGCTCCGTACCGATGTAGTTGTGGCCGAGCTGGAGGGCCTCGCGGAGCGAGAGCTCCAGGACCTTCTTGGCACGGGGGGTGAAGGGGATGTGCCCGGACGGGGCCTGCTGGCCCTGGCCGATGATCTCCTCCACCTGCTGGCGGACCGCCTCGAGCGAAATCCCGAGGCTCTCCAGGGCCTTAGCGGCGACACCCTCACCCTCATGGATCAGGCCCAGGAGGATGTGCTCGGTGCCGATGTAGTTGTGGTTGAGCATCCGGGCTTCTTCCTGAGCCAGGACGACAACCCGCCGCGCACGGTCGGTGAACCTCTCGAACATCGTTAATCGCTCCTCAGAGCGGTCAGGCAGTTAGGGGTCGGTCCCCTCCCTGTCCTTCCGCATGCTAGTCCCGCGGGGCGGGACAGCTCATTCCAACTGCCGACACCCGTCCGGATCACCCCCGCTCCGGCGGGGAAATTTACTGCCGAACAGCTGACATCTGCTCCAACTCGATGGTGCGAGACGATGTTCCCGCAGGCCAGGTATATACGCCCACTGCCACTACGCCCGTGGCGAACGCGCCCCGTACCGACACGCCGTCCGCCGTCGGCCCTCGGCCCGGCGGAGGCGCCTCGGGCGCCGGTCACACCGTCTCTTCCCACTGACACTGTCTTACCCGCCGGCACTGACACTCCATGCGGCGCAGGGCCCTTCCATCCGCTACGGGCGAACATCCGCACGCCACCGAAAGCCCCTCGCGCCCTCTTGCGCGGGCACGCTGCGTATCGCAGGTTCCACTCAGCGTAACTTCCGGGGTGGTGGGGAGTTGCACGGGGCATGGCCCGCGTGCTTCCGCGCCCCCGCAGCCCCTTCGCCCCCGTCACGCCTCCCGTTCCCCGCGCCGCGCTTCGCCGCCGGTACGAGGAGGAGCTGGGCTGGCCGACCACCGCCACGGGGCCGGTGGAGCTGCTGACGGGGCTGCGCTTCGACGTCCTGGAGATGCCGGCCGATGCGGGGGGTGCCGTATTGCGGCGGCTGCCGCGCACCGGCCCCGTGGCGCTGGTCCGGGCCGGAAGCGGCGGGAAACATCCGGCTGATCGGCCGAAATTGTTCATGCTCATCGCGGCCGGGGGTGCGGAGGAACTTCCGGGAATCCTGGAATGGCTGGAGTGGGGTGCTCTGGCGGCGGATCTCACGGCGCGGGGGGCCGGGGACCGGATGCCCGCTCCGGCGTTCCCGGGCGGCCCGGGACGGTCATACGGATTCGGCTCGTGGGAGGCCGCGGGGTGGGTGCGGCCTCCCCGGCCCGGGTACGAGGCGGGGAATTCCCTGCCCACCACGGGGTTCGGGACAGGAATCGGGGACGTTGGGGGCGCCCCCGACCTCGTACGGCTCGTGAGCGCGGCGGCGACGGAGTGCCACCGTGCCCGGTTGCGGCGTGCTCGTAATGCCCAATCGGACCGCGCGAACGGCGATCAGCCGTTGGCCTTCTCGAATGCCTCGCGAATGTCGGCGGGGACGCGGCCGCGGTCATTGACGTTGTAGCCGTTCTCCTTCGCCCAGGCGCGGATCTTCGCAGTGTCCTGGCTGCCGCCGGAAGCGGCGCCGCGCGACTTGCCGCGGCCCGAAGAAGCGCGGCCACCGGTGCGGCGACCCGCCTTCACGAAGTCGGCAAGCGAGTCACGCAGCTTCTGCGCGTTGCCCTCGGAGAGGTCGATCTCGTAGGACTTGCCGTCGAGAGCGAACGTCACCGTCTCGTCCGCCTCGCCACCGTTGAGGTCGTCGACAAGAAGAACCTGAACCTTCTGTGCCACCGGTTTCCCTTTCATCGAATGCGGATTACGACGGAAAGCAAACCGCTTTTCCGGGAAAAACACAAACCCTTGGGTAGGGTTCACTTGCCCGCAGACCGGGGAACGCATGCTTCCGTAGCCATGAGATAGGGGAGCGATTCGGACATAGAACACTCATCACAGGTGCAGAAGCATCCGGCTGTTACCCAGGGTGTTGGGCTTCACTCGTTCGAGGCCCAGGAACTCCGCAACGCCCTCGTCATAGGAACGCAGCAGCTCACTGTAGACATCACCGTCTACCGGAGCTTCGCCGATCTCCACGAAGCCGTGCTTGGTGAAGAAGTCGACTTCGAAGGTGAGACAGAAAATGCGCCGCACTCCGAGCCAGCTGGCAGTGCGCAGCAGCTTCTCCAGGACTTGGTGGCCGACGCCCGATCCCTTCAGGCGCGGATCCACGGCCAGGGTGCGGACCTCGGCGAGGTCTTCCCACATGACGTGGAGCGCTCCGCAGCCGACGACCTCGGCGTCTTCGTCCCGCTCGGCCACCCAGAACTCCTGGATGTCCTCGTAAAGCGTGACGGTGGCTTTGTCGAGGAGGATCCCGTCGCGCGAGTAGGAGTCGATGAGGCGGCGTACGGCCGGGACATCGGCGGTCCTGGCGCGGCGGACGGTGAGCCCTTTTGAATGCGGAGGCATGCCGGGACGCTATCGCCCGTTGCCGGTGGCATCCGCCCCGGGTTCATCCCCTTCGGCCGGCCCGGCTTCCCCGGTGCCTTCCGCTGCCGCCGCCGCTTCGTCTTGTTGTGCGGGAGCGGCCTGTGCGGGCTGTGGTGTCTGTTGTTCCGTACCGTCCGCGGGTTCGTCGACTTGCACCATCCGTACGGCGTCGCGCAGGGCGTGCCGTTGTTCCGGCGACATCATGCCGAAGAAGGCGACAAGGGCGGCCGCGGGGTTGTCGCTGGCGGACCATGCTTCGTTCATGAGTGCGGCCGCGTAGGCGGCGCGGGTGGAGACCGCCTCATATCGATAGGCGCGGCCTTCTGCTTCGCGGCGCACCCAGCCCTTCTGGTGCAGGTTGTCCAATACGGTCATGACCGTGGTGTAGGCGATCGACCGTTCCTTCTGCAGGTCTTCCAGGACTTCTCGGACGGTGACCGGGCGGTTCCACTCCCAGACACGCGTCATGACCGCGTCTTCCAGATCACCCAAGCGTCTCGGCACACAAGAACAATAGTGGGAGATGTCGCGAATGCCCGTTGATCTCGTGGCGTTTGGGACGGAAAAAGGCGGTACGGCCCGGGAGGGAGCCTCCGGGGCCGTACGGTGCGCCGCGGGCCGCCCGGCGGGCGGCGGGCGGCTCAGGCGCCGTGCGCCGTGGCCTCCTGGCCGGTGGATTCGGTGCGGGAGAGCGCGGCGTCCACGGCGGCGTCCTCCTTGGCCTTGTTCGCCCCGCCCTGGCTCTTGACGATCGTCACGATCAGGGCGGTGAAGGCCACGGCCATCACTACCGGCGGGAGCAGCGCTGCGACGTAATCCATGGCGTTCGGCCTCCTTTGGGCGGGGAGATTCCAGAGTACGCAGCGCTCAGGCGGTGCGGCTCTCGGGGGGCGGAGCGGGGCGCCGCCGGGGCGGGAACACCTCTCCGGGGGTGGGGATCGGCCGGTCCCTGCGCGGCGCCTTGGGGGACGCCGGCGCGGGCCGGGGCTTGCGCTCCGGTTCGGGCTTCCGCTCGGGCTCGGGCTCGCGCCCGTCGCGGGCCGCCGAGCGGCCGCCGGGCAGCGCGCGCAGCCGGGTCCGTACGGACTGTTCGGCCAGTTGCTCGCAGTGCCGCAGCAGGGCGCCGCGGCGTTCGCGCTCGGCCCGGCCGGCCGGGGAGGCGGTCAGGGAGCGCAGGGCGGCGAGGTCGTCGGGGCCGGGGACGTGACCGGCCGAGAGCGCCTCGGCCAGCTGCGCGAGGTAGCCGGTGGCCGAGCCGGGCAGGGCGTCGCGGTAGCGGGCGAGGTCGGCGAGGAGGAAGGCGCGCAGCCGGCCGCCTTCGCGGACCGCCTCGTCGACCGCCTCGGCCAGCCGGAGATATTCCTGGATGTCCTGCGACCACTCGGGCCCGGAGGCGCCGAGCGGGGCGGGGTGGGGCGTCGTCTGCAGGGCATGGGCGAGGGCGCGACGGAGCACACGCAACTCATCGGCGCTGAACGCCATGCCGCCGCGGGTTCCGTTTGGCATTGGCATGTGGCGACTTTACGACCGTTTCCGACAAAAGCCGCTTAATTCGTGAACGGTGGCGCGGCAGCGAGCCGCACCACCGCACACCGCGCGCCGGAAAAGGCACCCGGCCGGGGAATGCGCACGGGCCCGGAATGCGCCGCGGCGGTGCGGACCGCCCGCCCGCACCCGCCGGGCGCCTTGTCACGACCGGGCGATGTTCCGCTCGTAGACCAGCCGCAGCCCGATCAGGGTGAGCCACGGCTCGTGCGAGTCGATCACCGACGATTCGCCGAGGACCATCGGCGCCAGCCCGCCGGTGGCGATCACGGTCACCTCGTCCGGGTCCTCGGCCAGCTCGCGCGCCATCCGCTGCACCACGCCGTCGACCTGGCCCGTGAAGCCGTAGAGGATGCCGGACTGCATGGCCTCCACGGTGTTCTTGCCGATGACGCTGCGCGGCCGGGCCAGTTCGATCTTGCGGAGCTGGGCACCCTTGACGCCCAGCGCGTCCACGGAGATCTCGATGCCCGGGGCGATCACGCCGCCGACGTACTCGCCGCGCGCGCTGACCGCGTCGAAGGTGGTGGCCGTGCCGAAGTCGACGACCACCGCGGGGCCGCCGTAGAGCTCGACGGCCGCCAGGGCGTTGATGATCCGGTCGGCGCCGACCTCCTTCGGGTTGTCCATGAGGATCGGCACGCCCGTCTTGACGCCCGGCTCCACCAGGACCGCGGGCACGTCGCCGTAGTAGCGGCGGGTCACCTCGCGCAGCTCGTGCAGGACGGAGGGGACCGTGGAGCAGATGGAAATGCCCTCGATGCCGTCGCCCAGGTCGTCGCCGAGCAGCGGGTGCATGCCCATCAGGCCCTGCAGGAGGACGGCGAGCTCGTCGGCGGTGCGCCGGGCGTCGGTGGAGATCCGCCAGTGCTCGACGATCTCCTCGCCGTCGAACAGGCCGAGAACGGTGTGGGTGTTTCCCACGTCGATGGTCAGCAGCATGCTCCGCACCGCCTCCGGGTCATGTCGCGCCCGGCAGGACCGCCCTGGGCGGCGGGCGGTCGGGGGGCTCCTGCGTCGATGGTCGCGGGCATGACGGTCAGCCGTCCTCGCGCGCGTCGCCGTCCGCGCCCCGGGCACCGGACCCGTCGTCCTCGCGCAGGTCGAGGCCGATGTCGAGGACCGGGGAGGAGTGCGTGAGGGCACCCACCGCGAGGTAGTCGACGCCGGCCTCGGCGTAGGTGCGGGCGTTGTCCAGGGTCAGCCGGCCCGACGACTCCAGCATGGCGCGCCCGGCGACCAGCTCCACGGCCTCGCGGGTCTGCTCCGGGGTGAAGTTGTCCAGCAGGATCAGGTCGGCGCCCTCGGCGAGGATCGGCGGGATCTGGTCGATCCGGTCGACCTCCACCTCGATCGGCACCCCGGGGAACTCGGACCGTACGGCCGTGAACGCCGCGGCGACGCCGCCCGCCGCGACCACGTGGTTGTCCTTGATCAGCGCCGCGTCGGACAGCGACATCCGGTGGTTGACGCCGCCGCCGCAGCGCACCGCGAACTTCTCCAGGGCGCGCAGCCCCGGCGTCGTCTTGCGGGTGTCGCGGACCTTGGTCTTCGTCCCGTCGAGGGCGTCGGCCCAGGCCCGGGTGGCGGTCGCGATGCCCGACAGGCGGCCCAGGATGTTCAGCGCGCTGCGCTCGGCGGTGAGCAGGTCGCGGGTGCGGGTGGTGACGCTCAGCAGCGGGGTGCCGGCCGCGACGCGGTCGCCGTCCTCGACGTGCCGCTCGACGGCGAACTCGTCGGTGCACACGATCGACAGCACCGCTTCGGCGATCCGCAGCCCGGCGACCGTGCCGGCCTCACGGGCCGTGAAGTCGCCGGTGGCGACCGCGTCCTCGGGGACGGTGGCCACGGTCGTGACGTCCACGCCCTGGTCGAGGTCCTCCTCGATGGCCAGGTGCGCGAGGTCCTCGACCTGGACGGGGTCGAGTCCGGCGGCCACCAGGAGGGCGGCCAGGTCGGGGTCGAGGCCGCAGGTCAGCGGGTCGAGTTCGTAGGCGCCCTCGTCGCCGCCGCAGCCGCAGGCGTCGCCGCAGCCTCCGGGGGCGCCGTCGGCGGGCCGGCCGATCTGGAGGAGGGGGAGGTCGTCGCGGGTGCTGCTCACGGGCTGGGCTCCGTTTTCGGGGAGTCGGGCGGGGGGTTGCGGGGTGCTGTCCCGGCGGGCGGCGGGTCCGGCGGGCCGGTGGCCGACGGCGAGCCGCCGGGCGCCGGGGGACCGGTGGTCAGGGGCGGGGTGGGCGGTCATCGGCGGTCACGGGGCCGTGGTCGGCGGGAAGCCGGCGGTCGCCGTCGTACGGAGGGTCAGCGCGCGGTCCGCGTCCAGGGTGATGCGGAAGTGCCGGCGCCAGGAGGCATCGTCGCGGTCCGGGTGGTCCTCGCGCCAATGGCAGCCGCGGGTCTCCGCGCGGCGCTGCGCGGCGGCCACCAGCACCCGGGCGACGCACAGGAGGTTGGTCGCCTCCCACGCCTCCACGCCGGGCTCGGGGGACTTGTGGGCGGTCCCGGCGCTCGCCCGGGTCGCCTCGCGGTGGATGCGGTCCAGTTCGGCGGCGGCCCGCGCGAGGCTCTCGGCGCTGCGCAGCACGCCCGCCCCGGCGCTCATGATCCGCTGCACGGCGGTACGGCTCTCGGGGGCGAGGAGGGGGAGGGTGGTGCGCGGCGCGGACGCCGGAGCACGGTCGCCGGCGGAGTCCGGCGCGGGATCCGGCGCGGGGCCCTCGGTGAGGTCCGCGGCGATCCGCTCGGCGAAGACCAGGCCCTCCAGGAGGGAGTTGGAGGCGAGCCGGTTGGCGCCGTGCACGCCGGTGCAGGCGACCTCGCCGCAGGCGTAGAGGCCCGGGACGGTGGTGCGTCCTCGCAGGTCGGTGCGGACGCCGCCGGAGGCGTAGTGCGCGGCCGGGGCGACCGGTATCGGCTCGGTGACCGGGTCGATGCCATGGCCGCGGCAGGCGGCGAGGATGGTCGGGAAACGGGTCTCCCACATCTGCGCGCCGAAGTGCCGGCCGTCCAGATACATGTGCTCGACGCCCTGTTCGTGCGCCCGGCGCATGATCGCCTTGGCGACGATGTCGCGCGGCGCCAGCTCGGCGAGTTCGTGCTGCCCGGCCATGAAGCGGGTGCCGTCGGCGTCGACGAGGTGCGCGCCCTCGCCCCGTACCGCCTCGGAGATCAGCGGCTGCTGGCCCTCCGCTTCCGGGCCCAGATACAGGACCGTGGGGTGGAACTGGACGAACTCCAGGTCGGAGACCTCCGCGCCGGCGCGCAGCGCCAGCGCCACCCCGTCGCCGGTGGAGACCGCCGGGTTGGTGGTCGCGGAGAAGACCTGCCCCATGCCCCCGGTGGCGAGCACCACCGCCGGGGCGTGGACGGCCCCGACGCCGTCGTGCTGGCCCTCGCCCATGACGTGCAGGGTGACGCCGGACGTGCGGCCGTCGGCGTCCGTGAGCAGGTCGAGGACGAGGGCGTTCTCGATGGTGCGCAGCCCGGCGGCGCGGACCGCCTCGACGAGCGCGCGGGAGATCTCGGCCCCGGTGGCGTCGCCGCCGGCGTGCGCGATCCGGCGGCGGTGGTGGCCGCCCTCGCGGGTGAGCGCTATCTCGTCGCCGCCCGGGGCGGTGTCGAAGCGGGCGCCGGAGCGGATCAGCCGGTGCACGGCGTCCGGGCCCTCGGTGACCAGGGTCCGCACGGCCGCCTCGTCGCACAGCCCGGCGCCCGCCACGAGGGTGTCGGCCAGGTGCTGCTCGGGGGTGTCGCCGTCGCCCAGAGCCGCCGCGATACCGCCCTGCGCCCAGCGTGTGGAGCCGTCGTCCAGGCGGGCCTTGGTGACGACGACGGTGCGGCGCCCGGCCGCGGCGCAGCGCAGCGCGGCGGTCAGTCCGGCCACCCCGGAGCCCACCACCACGACGTCCGCCTCGATGGACCAGCCGGGGGCGGGGGCCGTCAGGCGTATGCCGGTGCCCGGTACCGGGCCGGGTCCGCTGTCGGTTCCGGTGCCTTTTCCGGTGCCTTTTCCGGTGCCTTTTCCGGTGCCTGTTCCGGTGCCTGTTCCGGTGGCGGTCATCGGGTCGCTCCGAGGGGGCCTTGGGGGGTGGTCGGGGGCGGGGTGGGGGCGGTGTGCGTGGGGGCCGGCGTGGTGCGGGATTCCTGGGGCGTGGTGCGGTGCTGCCCCGTGGCCCCGGCGTGCGCCGTGGTTCCGTCCTGCGGCGTGGTGCTGTCCCGGTGGGCGGTCGACGGCCGGGTCCGTCCGGCGCCGAAGACGAGCCGGATGTTGTCGATCAGCCGGGTGGTGCCGACCTTCGCGGCGACCGCGAGGACGGCCTCGCCCTCGTAGGCGTCCGGGATCTCGGTGAAGTCCGACGGGTCGACCAGCGCCAGGTAGTCCAGCGTGAGCGGCGGATCGAGGCGGGCGGCGTCCTCCAGGACCGCGCGGGCCGCGGCGCGCGCCACGGAGGGGCCGTGCGGGGGCCCGGCGGCGGCGTAGGCGACCGCGTGGGCGTCGGCGGCCGCCCGGTCCTCGCCGAGGGCCGCCAGGGCCGCGGAACGGTGCTGTGCCGCATGGCCCACGGAGGCGGCGCGGGCGCGCAGCGCCTCCTCGGCGGCGAGCCGGTCACGGGCCGCGAACAGCGCCGCCGACAGCGCGAGCGCGGTGGTCCGCTCCGGTGCGGAGAGGTAGCGGTTGCGGCTGGACAGGGCCAGGCCGTCCTCCTCGCGCACCGTGGGGACGCCGATGATCTCGACGGGGAAGTTGAGGTCGGCGGCCATCCGCGAGATGACCGCGAGCTGCTGGGCGTCCTTCTGCCCGTAGAGGGCGATGTCCGGCGCGGTCAGGTGCAGCAGCTTGGCGACGACGGTCAGGACGCCGTCGAAGTGCCCGGGGCGGCTGGCGCCCTCCAGGAGGGTGCCCATGGGGCCCGCGGCGATCCGGATCTGCGGCTCCCCGCCGGGGTAGACCTCGTCGGCGGACGGGGCGAAGACGGCGTCCGCGCCCGCCGCGGCGGCCAGCTCGACGTCCGCGTCCAGGGTGCGCGGATAGCGGTCCAGGTCCTCCCCGGCGCCGAACTGCAGCGGGTTGACGAAGACCGTGACGACGACCTGCCCCTGCGGGCCGACCCGGCGGCGGGCGGCGCGGATCAAGGTGGCGTGGCCCTCGTGGAGCGCACCCATGGTCATGACGACGGCACGGGCCCCGGCGCGGCGGGGCAGCTCGCGCAGAGCGGCGGCGGTGTGGACGAGGCGGGTGGGGTCGGTGGGGTGAGCCGTCTCCGGGGGCGGGGCCTGGCGGCTCGCGTCCATGGGCTGGGTCTGGCAGCTCGCGTCCGTGGGCTCGGCCGGGTCCGGGCTCTGCGGCGAGGAGGTCATCGGTCGCCTCCTTCGGGGCCGTGGTCGGGGGCGTCGGGACCGTGGTCGTCAGGGCCGGGGCCGGAGGCGTCCGGGCCGTCGTCGGGGGCGCCGGCGTCCGCTTCGCCGGCCGGGCCGGGGGCGTCCCGGTCCGCTCCCGGGGCGCCGGACGCGTCGGGGGCGGAGGCGCCCGGTGCGGAGCCGGGGCGCGGGGCGTCGCCGGAGTCCGCGAGCACATCGAGCAGGTCCTCGGCCAGCTCCGGCTTCAGCAGACCGTGGTCCAGCGCACGGTCCGCGGTCGTCCGGGCCATGGCGACGTACCCGGCGACGCTCTGCGGCGCGTGCCGGCGCAGCTCCGCGATGTGGGCGGCGACGGTGCCGGCGTCGCCCCGGGCGACCGGGCCGGTCAGGGCCGCGTCGCCGGAGCGCAGCGCGTTGTCGAGGGCGGCGCCGAGCAGCGGCCCCAGCATCCGGTCCGGGGCCTGCACACCCGCGTCGCGCAGCAGGTCCATCGACTGGGCCACGAGCGTGACCAGGTGGTTCGCGCCGATGGCGAGTGCCGCGTGGTAGAGCGGACGCGCCGATTCCGCGATCCACTCGGGCTCCCCGCCCATCTCGATGACCAGCGCCTCGGCGGCCATCCGCAGCTCGTCGGGCGAGGTCACCCCGAACGAGCAGCCGGCCAGCCGCTGGACGTCCACGGAGGTGCCGGTGAACGTCATGGCCGGATGCAGGGCGAGCGGCAGGGCTCCGGCACGGGTGGCCGGGTCCAGCACCGCGGTGCCGAACCGGCCCGAGGTGTGCACCAGCAACTGGCCGGGCCGCACCGCGCCGGTCTCGGCGAGGCCGCTCACCAGGTCGGCGAGGGCGTCGTCGGGGACGGTCAGCAGGACGAGGTCGGCGCGCGCGAGCACCTCGGCCGGGGTGACCAGCGGGACGTCGGGCAGCAGCGCGGCGGCGCGCCGCACGGAGGCGTCGGAGACGCCCGACACGGCGACCGGGCGGTGCCCCGCGAGCCGCAGCGAAGCGGCGAGGGCGGGCCCGACACGGCCCGCGCCGACGACTCCGACGGTCAGCCGGGCGGGGCGGTCCTGGGCCTCGGTGGGTGGCATTGCGTTCACGCGGCGATGGCCTTCCGTTCCAGTCCGCGGGGGGTACCGGACGATTCCTCGCCATGCTACGCGAGTGTTTCCGGCGGCTTTCCGAGCTGTACGGAAGGTGAGACGGGGGTCTCTCGCGAGAGTTTTCCACAGGGGT comes from the Streptomyces angustmyceticus genome and includes:
- a CDS encoding Rossmann-like and DUF2520 domain-containing protein, which translates into the protein MPPTEAQDRPARLTVGVVGAGRVGPALAASLRLAGHRPVAVSGVSDASVRRAAALLPDVPLVTPAEVLARADLVLLTVPDDALADLVSGLAETGAVRPGQLLVHTSGRFGTAVLDPATRAGALPLALHPAMTFTGTSVDVQRLAGCSFGVTSPDELRMAAEALVIEMGGEPEWIAESARPLYHAALAIGANHLVTLVAQSMDLLRDAGVQAPDRMLGPLLGAALDNALRSGDAALTGPVARGDAGTVAAHIAELRRHAPQSVAGYVAMARTTADRALDHGLLKPELAEDLLDVLADSGDAPRPGSAPGASAPDASGAPGADRDAPGPAGEADAGAPDDGPDASGPGPDDHGPDAPDHGPEGGDR